DNA sequence from the Candida dubliniensis CD36 chromosome 5, complete sequence genome:
ATACATAGGAGAAAGTTtgtaaaaaagaaaaagaaaaagaaaaagagttCACCAATAATCTTTTTCacataatatatattttacaACAATTAGAGGttagaaagaaaatgtaAATTAGTTGAGTAAATAGaatcaataatcaatttattgttgttatttctTATATCTTATTACTTtgtatatttgtttttttttttttgttaaaggaaaaggaaaaggaaaaggaaaggcagaacaagaataaacaataaagaaGATCTGACGTCTCCTatttactattattactactGGTAGGAGAATATAGATACATATACGTATATATAAGGACGAGGCTAAAAACATTATCCGATTGTTATTTCTCTCTTGTCTTTTGTCCTTTGtcttttgtctttttttagtttagtttagtttagtttagtttagtgTTTGTacattcaattaaattattgttcttaatttgaaaaaaaaaaaaaactaaaagaTCAAAAAGGAATATAAAGTATAAGTATAAGTATAAGTATAAGTATAAGAAGAGTtctttgttatttttgatacagaaattgtatttatttttttgtactcttcaaagaaaaaagaaaaagaaaagtaaaaaaaaaagagactGTAAAATATGGAAAACGAATAAATGACAAAAAGGTCaatataaaacaataaaacaaagaaagcaaataaaacaataagaaaacacaaaaattgaatattattaatattaataatattattaatattacaGATTCGAAGAATTAGTTATTTCCTGTATCCGAGGTTAaactgatgatgatgatgatgatgaacgGCGGGTTGAATAGTCTattttagtattattattttgtattGTGTTTAGAGGCGCTAAAAATATTCGGTtctgttttgttttttttttttttgcaatcatTCATAaagtgttgttgttgttgttattattactgGCCTATAAcaatatacatatatatttatacaccagaagaagaaggataagaagaagaagaagaaggagaagCAGAGCAGTAGgagaattagaattagagTCAAACCTggaaaaccaaaaccaaaaaccaaaaccaaaaaaaagtatttgtgaaacaaaatttttccttttcgacaacaaacaaacaaaaaaaaaaacaaactgTAATGTAAGGGGGTAACGccatacatacatacatacatacatacatacatacataaattttcatctccccaaaaaaaaaaaaaaaactatcaacaatttgtgAAATACATTCTGAACATGAATAAGTAGAACTGAATTGAAACCATTTCtgaaataattttaaagaataatgataaaatcaatcaattaagaaaagagaaaaaaaagagaaaaaaaaaattggcGAAACTTGGCGAAATTTGGcgaaaattgaaaattgaaaaaaaaggaaagaaagaaaaacaatatcaaaaaatatataataaatattgacagaaaacaaaagaagaaaggaaggaaggaaggaagaaaggaaggaaagaaaggaaggaaagaagaaagaaataacaTGATATTATAGAATAATCCATTATACGTTATATGtgactatttttttttttttgaaatattataaagaaagaaaagagagaaagagaaagagaagactaaaaataaatgttttaattttttcttttttcttttttcgttttcttattttcttattttgacacaaaatattatttaaccgtttttgttattttattCTCTCTTCAGTTTTATTCGAAtagaatttaatttaattgaatacAATTAAGTGAATGAATTTCTTTCACCTTCTCTTCTCTTCTCTCTCTCTGCTCTTCCTATGTACTATGTATTATGCATTATGTACTATGTATTATGTATTATGTACCATTTACTATGTACCATTTACTATTTACTATTCTTGTGTtcaacattttctttttgacGTATTGTTCTTCTGTTTTTTGTGAAATCTTGAATGGGTTTATTTTCGTTTTGGTCAATGTTTAATGTTCAATGTTTAATGTTTAATGTTCTGatttatgatgatgatgatgcaAATGGATTTGtactatttttttattgaaacataacaacaatttcttttttatttttttgcctAAACTAAATACTAAAAACTAAATACTAAATACTAAATACTAAATActaaaaattgaataaaataaaataaaataaaatgactTGCATTGACTATTTTGTTAATGAGCCTAGAGTAAAATATAGTCATATGTATTTATGTGTATCTATGTATAATTTCCGTTTAGGATATTATTGCATccatacatacatacatacatgcATGCCATATCTCTACTGGTTGTtaatgttgatgttgatgttgatgttgttgatgttgtacAAACTTGTACATCATGCAttggttattattattattattattattattgttattgttattattattctcaACCTTTCAACCTGAGTTTTTCCTTATTGTTTTCGCCATATCTGTCTCTGTCTCGCCTTACATACTCATACAGgtaatatataatatatatatttataggataaaaacaaattaatataaaataGACTTAAAATATCTCAAAATATTCCTTTCTTCTCAACTTCTTCCTTTACTCCTACCACCCCTTAAAAATACTTTTacaatatatattgtttttaatttaCCTTCAAACAATACTAATAGGACTACCAAAACCATTAACAAGTTTTAGTGATAATTCCAATCAatagacaaaaaaaaaaaacaaacagaACTAGAACTAGAACTAGAACTACTTTGGTTTAACATTAGTTTATAATCACATCTATTCAGGAGAGAtatacaccagaagttaaacctttttttataatttataatttataatttaatttaatttggTTTGTTACTTTTCTATAAATCTGCATCACATCCAAATTATAACCCTCCTACACCTACACCAACACctacatcatcatcatcataatcatcgTCATCGCCCCCCCGCCGCCTcgtgttgttgttgatcaCCGCCCCCCCACTCACTCACTATATTCTACGttatataattgataattatatttatttgggggaaaaagaaaaagaaaaagaaaaaaaaaaagagtttcacttttttattttacaCATTAACAAAACTAATCAAGATATTAACTATAATAATCTgtcaaatttatcattaattattattaattattattaattattattgattattattgattattattgattatattggacttttttgtttcaaaattattcttttatttaacaagaaaaagcaaaaaagaaaaaaagaaaacaaaaaaagggaaaCAATTACGAATAAGATAGACAATAAAGTTTTTAGAAGGAAACAACTAGATTATACTTTTAaaccctttttttttttaatattcggtccaccaccaccaccagaagttccaccaatattactactactactactttcTTCCTCCTGCTCCTCACTTGTGGATTCTTTTCAAgattatttgaaacaaataatacaataacaaattctaaaaattttaaaatttttaaaatttttttcaaaacttaATAATAGGTTTAGgtataaaatatttatttttacaaagaaaggaaagaaaggaaaagaaagaaagaaaagaagaaaatctTGAACTAAAGgaccaaaaacaaaaaaaaaatcaaatttaaagaatataatatatatatatatttgattgttaaatttattaagtttattattcttcttttggttttatcatcattagttGAAACTTTGAAACTTTGaaactttgaaattttttcatatttataaattttaaaatttttaaatttttttttaaaaaaaaatttaatttagaTTCTTTAAAAAgggttctttttttaaacaaataaacaatcattgattcattgattcattcattcaaaagaagaaaagaaaggaaagaaagaagaaaagaaagaaaggaaaagaaagaaaggaataattgttgaaacaGATTGATTCTATTGTTCTTATTCTTCTTATTCTTCTTATTGTTCTTATTGTTcttatatttttgatatttcataattttcaattccaattgcaaaaaaaaatttgtttttttggtttttgttttttgtttttggattgatttttgataaaGTCCAAATTACTTAATTACTTAATTACTTAATTACTTAATTGGTTTTCACTCCttctccccccccccccccttttttttctatttttttgtttgtggaaattataattgttgtttgatatatatatatatattagtTGATTGGAAATTcctttttatcaatatttcattattttatttcaataaatacttatctttggtttttggaaatttttgttattttaaattaaaatctaaacaaaaaaaaaaaagaactaaAGGGAAGAagtatatatttatattccCATCATCATCCATCATCTATCCTCCATCCTTCCCTTTTTTGATTGgattgaattaatttttttttatattaatattaatattaatatttattcaatctttaattgttgaaagtaaattggattattattcccattttttatttttttttttcagttgttgttgcaagagggcttttttttattattattattattattattttttccaGGTCTTGATCCTTTTTGTGggttttatttattcatgtgtttttaattcatattcaaaaaacaaacaccTGCAAAATTAGAACTTTCCATTTCCATTTCCATTTCCATTTTAATTTGAgtaaattcaatcaatatcATAACATTACTAATACTTTTCGTtcccccctttttttttttgcaattaatTATTAGACTAGAACTAGAAACCattcatattattattattataattattattagtattcagtttttgatttcctcatattaatcaaaaaacaaagtaaagatatttcaatattatcttAAATTATCCTCAAATTAACTTGTACATATACCCTATTACCCTATTACCCTAATACCCTAATACTTATAACACAATAATAtgagtaaaaaaaaaaatcctgGTGATCCTAGAATTAAGAAGAACGCTTTTGTTCATAAATTATATACCATGTTACATGATCCATctttaaatcatttaatttggTGGACTAATAGTAATGGTGAAGAAAATACTTTTGCTTTATGTCCAGGGAAAGAATTTGCTAATTGTTTAACTCAATATTTTAAACATGGTAATGTTGCAAGTTTTGTTCGTCAACTTCATATGTATGGTTTTCATAAAGTTAGTGATCCATCATCCAATACTTATTCtacaatcaacaacaacaacaacaacaacagtggtagtagtagtagtaacaAAGATGTACCACCAGTTTGGGAATTTAAACATCTGAGTGGAAGATTTAAACGTGGTGATGaaaattcattgatttatataaaaCGAAGATCAAGTTCTAATCATAATTCAAGACTTGGTACATATTCTGAAACTATTCATCATCCATTATTATCCAATCCTTTTATAAATCAACCACAATTAATATATCAAGATTATTCAATGGGGACTCCAATTGAAGTTCAACCATTTTAtaacaatcaaaatcaaccaCCAATGTATTATCAACCgccactaccaccactaccaccacaacaacaacaacaacaacaacaacaagtgaTTGCTACTCCTCAATATCATCAgtataataattatcataTGCAACCACTACAACAACCGCTACAACCAACAAATGCATTATTCGATTaccaacaaacaataatacAACCAGTACCTACACCTCATCAACCAGGATCTTTTGTTCAACAAATACCGGcaccaccagcaccagcaccacCAGCACTAGCACCATCATCACTAGATCAATCTCAATCTCAATCTCAATCACAACAATATATTCCTCAATTACAATATCGACAAAATCCATATCCTCAACCACTTTCAGGAACACAACCTCAACAACTTCAAGAATCTCATTCAGGatctttaatttatcaaccaATTCCACATTATTCTacaacaccaccaccaccaccaccaccagaaCCACCAGCACCACCAAAAGATACaattcataatcataatcataatcatacACAATTACAAACCACCCCAATTACTATagcaacaaaaattaatggtaatttatcaagaccatcatcatcttcctcatcatcatcaaattcattatcaaattcagCAGCAGTAGCAGTACATGAACAAAATTcatatttaaaatttaGGAAAATTTGGcataatgaaattaatgaaaataatgaaaataatgaaaaaattaataatttaaaaccAAGAAATCCATCATTAATGTTTGATCCATTAATACAAGTTGATTgtaattctaattctaattgtAATTC
Encoded proteins:
- the HSR1 gene encoding heat shock factor (HSF)-type DNA-binding protein, putative, which gives rise to MSKKKNPGDPRIKKNAFVHKLYTMLHDPSLNHLIWWTNSNGEENTFALCPGKEFANCLTQYFKHGNVASFVRQLHMYGFHKVSDPSSNTYSTINNNNNNNSGSSSSNKDVPPVWEFKHSSGRFKRGDENSLIYIKRRSSSNHNSRLGTYSETIHHPLLSNPFINQPQLIYQDYSMGTPIEVQPFYNNQNQPPMYYQPPLPPLPPQQQQQQQQQVIATPQYHQYNNYHMQPLQQPLQPTNALFDYQQTIIQPVPTPHQPGSFVQQIPAPPAPAPPALAPSSLDQSQSQSQSQQYIPQLQYRQNPYPQPLSGTQPQQLQESHSGSLIYQPIPHYSTTPPPPPPPEPPAPPKDTIHNHNHNHTQLQTTPITIATKINGNLSRPSSSSSSSSNSLSNSAAVAVHEQNSYLKFRKIWHNEINENNENNEKINNLKPRNPSLMFDPLIQVDCNSNSNCNSNCNSERSSKTIQQNNSNSIISILTNKENNLKSSPSPSPSTSTTRATTTTNSIITLPPPSVIDRSVSIIGSSNPFDISLRINNNIQQQQQQQKQQQKQQQKQQQLFNGTPLTQNGRLPKIASPLMTCNTGSRSVSVSGSPTMIIGNGNGDVDIGNNSGSRNSTSININNFGSKKFSIFSNSLQERLRPSIFEFHSINNHNNNNINNSNNNSNNLSKELNTTIVTIPKINSNSNFNSNSNFNSNSGSSRTTSQSSISSLSISGLSSKKSSLSSISSSNTNTNNLSILNSINYRNNNSNNNSNSNNSISTISPKLSSLLHHQQQQHLEPEPEHENESQNQNSVVITNDTNIHSLVPCSSSTTTTTSTDHRQVSNSPISRQQQQQQNSGTNNNNNNKKVSVTSLLLPNQGYVPPPPPPPPPPPLYKSSIITEEENSTTSSNNSSSTGGG